A stretch of Peteryoungia algae DNA encodes these proteins:
- a CDS encoding dipeptide ABC transporter ATP-binding protein, protein MTMETQTPMLEIRDVKRDYRVPQGLFKEDKIVHAVKGVSFKLDKGKTLAIVGESGCGKSTLARILTFIDEPTAGELLIDGQKVDLRPGHLTAEMRQKVQIVFQNPYGSLNPRQKIGDVLGEPLLINTRMSSAERRERATEMLVKVGLGPEHYNRYPHMFSGGQRQRIAIARALMLNPKLLVLDEPVSALDLSVQAQVLNLLADLQEEFGLTYVFISHDLSVVRYIADEVMVMYYGEAVEYGTRDAVFSDPQHEYTRTLFAATPRADVESIRARMAKRKLVAGG, encoded by the coding sequence ATGACCATGGAAACACAAACCCCGATGCTCGAAATCCGTGACGTCAAGCGCGACTACCGCGTGCCGCAGGGTCTCTTCAAGGAAGACAAGATCGTCCACGCGGTGAAGGGCGTCTCCTTCAAGCTCGACAAGGGCAAGACGCTTGCCATCGTTGGCGAGAGCGGTTGCGGCAAGTCGACGCTTGCCCGCATCCTGACCTTCATCGATGAGCCGACGGCCGGTGAACTGCTGATCGACGGCCAGAAGGTCGACCTGCGTCCGGGGCATCTGACCGCCGAGATGCGCCAGAAGGTGCAGATCGTCTTCCAGAACCCCTATGGCTCGCTCAATCCGCGCCAGAAGATTGGCGACGTGCTCGGCGAACCCTTGCTGATCAACACCAGGATGAGCTCGGCCGAGCGGCGCGAGCGCGCAACCGAAATGCTGGTCAAGGTCGGCCTGGGGCCGGAACACTACAACCGCTACCCGCACATGTTCTCCGGTGGCCAGCGCCAGCGTATCGCGATCGCTCGTGCTCTGATGCTCAATCCGAAACTGCTGGTCCTCGACGAGCCGGTTTCGGCGCTTGACCTTTCGGTCCAGGCACAGGTGCTGAACCTGCTCGCTGACCTGCAGGAAGAGTTCGGCCTGACCTATGTCTTCATCAGCCACGACCTCTCCGTCGTGCGTTACATCGCCGACGAGGTGATGGTGATGTATTACGGTGAGGCGGTCGAATACGGCACGCGTGACGCGGTCTTCTCGGATCCGCAGCATGAATACACCCGCACACTTTTCGCCGCGACGCCCCGCGCCGACGTCGAATCGATCCGCGCCCGCATGGCGAAGCGCAAGCTGGTCGCAGGTGGCTGA
- a CDS encoding alpha/beta fold hydrolase translates to MVTSVTQSERARANSGIANDAPASVAVPVAMDGMLGHLHPASGQTGVVFCAPWGFDALCTAKFHRLIAADLARRGFPAIRFDYPGEGDSLPVDKGATFETWVAGALRAAQELRARTGCHRILYYGMGIGAAVALRAGQQDDTLAGCVLAASALSGRRYLRETALREKVIEDGLAIDFGYPEGSTALASFIMDPRLATDLKALTVGIDGLPAGLPALVLARPENTADLELAEKLTGSGAAVESIDFKGYGAMLDGVVTSPMPMALIDAIGDWVSRSFPRGTGSHAGQATDNAPPVLQTDRFRERPEIVESRLFGVSCAPLSGRETAVIVLLNMAYAPHTGWGRIWVDTARTLAQRGIATLRVDLSNIGESPADPQGAEQVVYSPNQLADVHAVVRHARSVTEAPILLAGICSGAHSALYAGALNPDVAGIVSINQLRLVLDPDEDVDTLLLAGARPLSDYKRRAFSLSTYKRVVSGEVNIPKAAANIASHARHRILGRISPYLGRFTKLGRMRGELFGLLRRLEERKVPVTFISCRTDGSLDQQKLYFGKRLSGQRAFPGLRHILLENADHTLSPPSVREHVIGILAEAAEQSTKRG, encoded by the coding sequence ATGGTAACTTCAGTGACGCAATCCGAGCGCGCGCGCGCAAATTCAGGCATAGCCAACGATGCTCCGGCATCCGTTGCCGTTCCGGTGGCGATGGATGGTATGCTCGGTCATCTGCATCCGGCATCCGGGCAGACTGGCGTCGTGTTCTGCGCGCCCTGGGGTTTCGACGCCCTCTGCACGGCCAAATTTCACCGTCTCATTGCCGCTGACCTTGCACGACGGGGATTTCCCGCGATCCGCTTCGACTATCCCGGCGAGGGCGATTCCTTGCCGGTCGACAAGGGCGCAACCTTCGAAACCTGGGTCGCCGGCGCGTTGCGCGCGGCTCAGGAATTGCGTGCCCGGACAGGCTGTCACCGGATACTCTACTACGGCATGGGTATCGGTGCGGCGGTCGCACTTCGTGCCGGACAGCAGGATGATACACTGGCCGGCTGTGTGCTCGCGGCATCTGCCCTGAGCGGCCGGCGCTATCTGCGCGAAACGGCATTGCGCGAGAAGGTCATCGAGGACGGGCTCGCCATCGATTTCGGCTATCCGGAGGGCTCGACCGCGCTCGCCTCCTTCATCATGGACCCGCGGCTTGCAACAGATCTGAAGGCTCTCACCGTGGGTATCGACGGCCTGCCCGCCGGATTGCCGGCCCTCGTTCTGGCACGCCCCGAAAACACAGCCGATCTTGAACTCGCCGAAAAGCTGACCGGCTCTGGCGCTGCAGTCGAGTCCATCGACTTCAAGGGTTACGGTGCGATGCTCGACGGGGTGGTGACGTCGCCTATGCCAATGGCGCTCATTGATGCGATCGGCGACTGGGTCAGCCGCAGTTTCCCCCGAGGCACCGGTTCACATGCAGGGCAAGCCACCGACAACGCGCCGCCCGTCCTTCAAACTGACAGATTTCGCGAACGGCCAGAGATTGTCGAGTCCCGTCTGTTCGGCGTCTCCTGCGCGCCCCTGTCGGGCAGAGAGACGGCCGTGATCGTTCTGCTCAACATGGCCTATGCGCCGCATACGGGCTGGGGTCGCATCTGGGTCGATACCGCACGCACGCTCGCGCAACGGGGCATCGCGACGCTGCGTGTCGATCTTTCCAATATCGGCGAAAGCCCTGCGGATCCGCAAGGGGCGGAGCAAGTCGTCTATTCCCCAAACCAGCTCGCAGACGTGCATGCCGTCGTCCGCCACGCGCGCAGCGTCACGGAAGCGCCAATCCTGCTGGCCGGTATCTGCAGCGGCGCACACTCGGCCCTTTACGCAGGGGCTCTTAATCCCGATGTGGCTGGCATCGTTTCGATCAACCAACTGAGACTTGTGCTCGACCCGGACGAGGATGTCGATACGCTTCTGCTGGCGGGGGCTCGCCCCCTCAGCGATTACAAGCGCCGCGCCTTCAGCCTGAGCACCTACAAGCGTGTCGTCAGTGGCGAGGTCAACATTCCAAAGGCGGCGGCGAACATTGCCAGCCATGCGCGACACAGAATCCTGGGCCGCATCTCGCCCTATCTTGGCAGGTTTACCAAACTCGGCCGGATGCGTGGCGAATTGTTCGGCCTTTTGCGACGACTGGAAGAGCGGAAGGTGCCGGTCACTTTCATTTCCTGCCGCACCGATGGCAGCCTCGACCAGCAGAAGCTCTATTTCGGCAAGAGATTATCCGGACAACGCGCATTTCCGGGCCTGAGGCATATCCTGCTGGAAAACGCCGATCATACCCTCAGCCCGCCCTCTGTCCGGGAGCATGTCATCGGAATCCTGGCCGAGGCAGCCGAGCAATCCACCAAACGGGGGTGA
- a CDS encoding Lrp/AsnC family transcriptional regulator has product MEASPVPLDKIDRRIIACLIEDASLNNAELSEKVGLTAAPLSRRLARLYASGIIRQTIVIDPPKVGLGLQAFVEITLDRTTPQVGERFIEHVGKLAQVVEIHAVAGDFDFLLKISVRDMADYKRLIWQEFDRLAEIKTIRSTMVFDSPKTSYGYLP; this is encoded by the coding sequence ATGGAAGCCAGCCCAGTCCCTCTCGACAAGATCGATCGCCGGATCATCGCCTGTCTGATCGAAGATGCGAGCCTGAACAATGCGGAGCTGTCCGAGAAAGTCGGTCTGACGGCGGCGCCCCTGTCCCGGCGGCTGGCGCGGCTCTATGCGAGCGGCATCATCCGCCAGACAATCGTCATTGACCCGCCGAAAGTCGGGCTTGGTCTGCAGGCCTTTGTCGAGATAACGCTGGATCGCACGACGCCGCAGGTTGGCGAACGCTTCATCGAGCATGTGGGCAAGCTCGCCCAGGTCGTGGAGATCCACGCTGTGGCAGGTGATTTCGACTTTCTCCTGAAGATTTCCGTGCGCGACATGGCGGACTACAAGCGGCTGATCTGGCAGGAATTCGATCGCCTTGCCGAGATCAAGACCATCCGGTCGACCATGGTGTTCGACAGTCCAAAGACCTCCTATGGTTATCTTCCCTGA
- a CDS encoding amino acid aminotransferase: MFDKLASQPNDPLLALIGLYNADQRADKIDLGVGVYRDDMGRTPILRSVKAAERELLEKQESKSYVAPEGDRVFLELLWDLVGGKGHGRFAAGVQTPGGSGALRLASELIARAGSGRIHLGLPSWPNHAGIFGATGLNVETYPYFDVPTQDVRFASMMKALSSAPRGDAVLIHASCHNPTGAGLTPAQWEELAAVIAERRLVPLIDSAYQGFGAGIEEDVAGLRTIIAAAPEALVAVSCSKSFGIYRERTGAIFAVSETQESADIARSNLVTMARTSYSMPPDHGAAVVRTILATESLRQDWMAELNAMRDRLNGLRRELAAALGDGWQLAPQIAEQQGMFSLLPLKEADVMSLRKHHGIYMPTSGRINIAGLKSADIPRVATVLKPLLG, encoded by the coding sequence ATGTTCGACAAGCTTGCCTCCCAGCCCAACGACCCTCTGCTTGCCTTGATCGGGCTCTACAACGCCGATCAGCGAGCGGACAAGATCGACCTCGGAGTCGGGGTCTATCGTGACGATATGGGCCGAACGCCGATCCTCCGCTCGGTCAAGGCGGCGGAAAGGGAGCTGCTGGAGAAGCAGGAGAGCAAGTCCTATGTTGCGCCGGAAGGCGACCGCGTGTTTCTGGAGCTGCTTTGGGATCTCGTCGGTGGCAAGGGTCATGGCAGGTTCGCAGCCGGCGTCCAGACGCCCGGCGGTTCGGGAGCGCTTCGCCTCGCATCGGAACTCATTGCCCGCGCTGGCAGCGGCCGTATCCATCTCGGTCTTCCGAGCTGGCCCAACCATGCCGGAATCTTCGGCGCGACCGGCCTGAACGTGGAAACCTATCCCTATTTCGACGTGCCGACCCAGGATGTACGCTTTGCCAGCATGATGAAGGCTCTGAGCAGCGCGCCGCGCGGTGATGCCGTCCTCATCCATGCCAGCTGCCACAACCCGACCGGCGCGGGACTCACGCCTGCGCAGTGGGAAGAACTGGCCGCCGTGATTGCAGAGCGACGTCTCGTGCCCCTGATCGATTCCGCCTATCAGGGATTTGGCGCGGGCATCGAGGAAGACGTGGCCGGACTGCGCACCATCATCGCGGCGGCGCCGGAAGCGCTGGTTGCCGTCTCCTGCTCGAAGTCCTTCGGCATCTACCGCGAGCGCACCGGCGCCATATTTGCAGTCTCCGAGACACAGGAGTCTGCGGACATCGCCCGCTCGAACCTGGTCACCATGGCCCGCACCAGCTATTCGATGCCGCCCGATCACGGCGCTGCGGTCGTCCGCACGATTCTCGCGACCGAGAGCCTCCGACAGGACTGGATGGCCGAACTCAACGCGATGCGAGACCGTCTGAACGGCCTGCGCCGTGAGCTCGCGGCGGCACTTGGTGACGGTTGGCAACTGGCGCCGCAGATCGCCGAACAACAGGGTATGTTCTCGCTCCTGCCGCTCAAGGAAGCCGACGTCATGTCGCTGCGAAAGCATCATGGAATCTACATGCCGACATCCGGTCGCATCAATATCGCGGGCCTGAAGAGTGCCGACATCCCGCGCGTTGCAACCGTGCTGAAACCACTTCTGGGCTGA
- a CDS encoding YitT family protein, whose product MTTTTGIQAGAERHRLYEDVLAMISGTMFVSLGTLIYTETMLTVGSSAGLALLLSYVSGWGFGLIFFVVNLPFYILAVKRMGWAFTLRTFTAVALVSILSKLNSQWIDFSHLDPLYATVIGGGLIGTGLLMLFRHRTGLGGINILAMYLQERTGLRAGYFQLGVDLTILAAAFFVLPADRLALSVLGAAIANLILAINHKPGRYAGLS is encoded by the coding sequence ATGACCACGACAACCGGAATCCAGGCGGGCGCCGAGCGCCATCGCCTCTATGAAGACGTGCTCGCAATGATCTCGGGCACCATGTTCGTCTCGCTGGGAACTCTGATCTATACCGAAACCATGCTGACGGTCGGCTCGAGTGCGGGCCTAGCCCTGTTGCTGTCCTATGTCAGCGGCTGGGGCTTCGGCCTCATCTTCTTCGTCGTCAACCTGCCCTTCTACATCCTCGCTGTGAAACGCATGGGCTGGGCCTTCACGCTCCGCACCTTCACGGCCGTGGCACTGGTCTCCATCCTGTCGAAGCTGAACAGTCAGTGGATTGATTTCTCCCATCTCGATCCCCTCTATGCGACCGTGATTGGTGGCGGCTTGATCGGAACGGGCTTGCTGATGCTGTTCCGGCATCGAACCGGCCTTGGCGGCATCAACATCCTGGCCATGTATCTCCAGGAGAGGACAGGCCTGCGCGCCGGATATTTCCAGCTCGGCGTGGATCTGACGATCCTCGCCGCAGCCTTCTTCGTTCTGCCGGCGGACCGGCTCGCCTTGTCCGTTCTGGGCGCTGCCATTGCCAATCTGATCCTGGCGATCAACCACAAGCCCGGTCGCTACGCGGGGCTGAGCTGA
- a CDS encoding ABC transporter ATP-binding protein, producing MVALRLEAVGAQYGRHRVFSDITTGDIAGGVLTAVIGPNAAGKSTLFKRIAGLLNGDGVVHLSGEESLRPICYMPQDTGANAVLTVYESVLLASKQGSGWKVADGELEEIDRILASLRISDLAFRDLGELSGGQRQLVAIAQALVRKPEVLLMDEPTSALDLFRQVEVLQFTRDLARRSGIAVLIALHDLNHAMRYCEHALVVADGRLIASGATSDVITPSLLRDVYRVDARIEACTQGRPLVIVDAALA from the coding sequence ATGGTAGCCCTCAGGCTCGAAGCGGTGGGTGCACAGTATGGCCGCCACCGCGTCTTCAGCGACATTACCACCGGAGACATTGCAGGCGGCGTGCTGACAGCCGTCATCGGCCCCAATGCTGCGGGCAAGTCGACGCTGTTCAAGCGGATTGCGGGCCTGCTCAACGGAGACGGCGTGGTCCATCTCTCCGGCGAGGAAAGCCTTCGGCCGATCTGTTACATGCCGCAGGATACCGGCGCCAATGCGGTGCTTACCGTCTATGAAAGCGTGCTGCTCGCCTCCAAGCAGGGATCTGGCTGGAAGGTCGCCGATGGCGAGCTTGAGGAGATCGACCGCATCCTGGCTTCGCTCAGGATTTCAGACCTCGCCTTCCGCGACCTCGGCGAGCTCTCCGGTGGCCAGCGACAGCTGGTTGCCATCGCCCAGGCGCTCGTGCGCAAGCCGGAGGTTCTGCTGATGGACGAACCGACGTCGGCGCTCGACCTTTTCCGGCAGGTCGAAGTCTTGCAGTTTACGCGCGATCTGGCACGCCGGAGCGGGATCGCGGTCCTGATCGCCCTGCATGATCTCAATCATGCCATGCGCTACTGCGAACACGCGCTCGTGGTCGCAGATGGGCGATTGATCGCGAGCGGTGCGACTTCAGATGTGATCACCCCTTCCCTGCTTCGGGATGTGTATCGGGTCGATGCGCGCATCGAGGCCTGCACGCAAGGCCGACCTCTCGTCATCGTGGACGCGGCTCTGGCATAG
- a CDS encoding FecCD family ABC transporter permease translates to MATTVETAHPASSDTYRSLTAKRLAILAGLSLCLVLSVAVDMAFGPARYTLSEVISTIWDPASAGNQLRVVIWDIRMPIALMAVTVGACLSLAGAQMQTILANPLASPFTLGISAAAGFGAALGLVAGVAVFPAAVQYMVPINAFLMAMLASLFIYGVSTMRGVTVETIVLLGIALVFTFNALLSLLEYLASEQALAAVVFWTMGSLTKATWGKVAVTFAVLVFSVPLFARRAWALTALRLGDDKAASFGVNVRSLRLQTMLLVSLLAAIPVSFVGTIGFIGLVGPHIARMLLGEDQRFFLPGSILCGALLLSVTSVVSKVLIPGAIMPIGVITALVGVPFFFSLIFTNRRRAW, encoded by the coding sequence ATGGCTACCACCGTCGAAACGGCCCACCCGGCCTCAAGCGACACCTATCGCAGCCTCACGGCAAAACGCCTGGCGATCCTCGCCGGGCTTTCACTCTGCCTGGTGCTGTCGGTTGCGGTCGACATGGCCTTTGGACCCGCACGCTATACGCTGTCCGAGGTCATCTCGACGATCTGGGATCCTGCCTCAGCCGGGAACCAGTTGCGTGTGGTGATCTGGGACATCCGCATGCCGATCGCGCTGATGGCGGTCACCGTCGGAGCATGCCTGTCGTTGGCTGGCGCGCAGATGCAGACGATCCTTGCCAATCCGCTCGCCTCCCCCTTCACGCTCGGCATTTCGGCAGCTGCCGGCTTTGGCGCGGCGCTCGGGCTGGTCGCCGGTGTCGCCGTCTTTCCGGCGGCCGTGCAATACATGGTGCCGATCAACGCCTTCCTGATGGCGATGCTCGCTTCTCTCTTCATCTATGGTGTGTCGACCATGCGGGGCGTCACCGTGGAAACCATCGTGCTGCTCGGCATAGCGCTCGTCTTCACCTTCAACGCGCTGCTGTCACTGCTCGAATATCTCGCCTCGGAACAGGCCCTTGCGGCCGTGGTTTTCTGGACCATGGGCTCACTGACCAAGGCGACCTGGGGCAAGGTGGCCGTGACATTCGCAGTCCTCGTCTTCAGCGTTCCGCTGTTTGCGCGCCGCGCCTGGGCCCTGACGGCGCTGAGGCTTGGTGACGACAAGGCCGCCTCCTTCGGTGTCAACGTCCGCTCGCTCAGGCTCCAGACGATGCTGCTCGTCAGCCTGCTGGCGGCCATCCCGGTCTCCTTCGTCGGCACGATCGGCTTCATCGGACTTGTCGGTCCGCATATCGCGCGCATGCTGCTCGGCGAAGACCAGCGGTTTTTCCTGCCCGGCTCCATTCTCTGTGGCGCGCTGCTGCTTTCCGTGACGTCCGTGGTCTCGAAGGTGCTGATCCCCGGGGCGATCATGCCGATCGGCGTGATCACAGCACTCGTCGGGGTGCCCTTCTTCTTCTCCCTGATTTTCACCAACAGGAGACGCGCATGGTAG
- a CDS encoding ABC transporter substrate-binding protein, with translation MEKVASAAAISLVLFSGVALAGETVKIKDIAGREVEVSVPVERVILGEGRQIYFTAALDTDNPFGRVIGWRDDFKKADLDGYNIYLKKYPEMEKIPTFGGMKDGTFDIEQAVALKPDVIIMNTEAKSATEESGYIEKLAAVGIPLVYIDFREKPMEHTDDSMRIIGKLFGKEERAEEFVKFHDAQIARVTDVLADQADLKKPVVFIERAGGYSDDCCMSFGNENFGKMVELAGGVNMAKDFIPGTFGTVNPEQIIASNPDQVIVTGSNWELYVPSGKWVGVGPGADEAEAARKLAELMKRPGFTDIKAVTDGNVHAIWHQFYNSPYQFVAVQQIAKWLHPDLFQDLDADATFKEMHERFLPVDYHPGYFASVKTGS, from the coding sequence ATGGAGAAGGTGGCGTCTGCCGCCGCGATTTCGCTCGTCCTTTTTTCAGGCGTCGCGCTGGCTGGCGAGACGGTCAAGATCAAGGACATCGCCGGCCGTGAGGTGGAAGTCAGCGTTCCCGTGGAGCGCGTCATTCTGGGCGAAGGTCGTCAAATCTACTTCACCGCGGCCCTCGACACCGACAATCCCTTCGGCCGCGTCATCGGCTGGCGTGACGACTTCAAGAAGGCCGATCTCGACGGCTACAATATCTACCTGAAGAAATATCCGGAGATGGAAAAGATCCCGACCTTCGGCGGCATGAAGGACGGCACTTTCGATATCGAGCAGGCGGTCGCGCTGAAACCCGATGTCATCATCATGAACACGGAAGCCAAATCCGCGACGGAAGAGAGCGGCTACATCGAGAAGCTTGCTGCCGTCGGTATTCCGCTCGTCTATATCGACTTCCGCGAAAAGCCGATGGAACACACCGATGATTCCATGCGCATCATCGGCAAGCTCTTCGGCAAGGAAGAGCGCGCCGAGGAGTTCGTGAAGTTTCACGACGCGCAGATCGCCCGCGTCACCGACGTCCTCGCCGACCAGGCCGACCTCAAGAAGCCGGTCGTTTTCATCGAAAGAGCCGGCGGCTATTCGGACGATTGCTGCATGTCCTTCGGCAACGAGAATTTCGGCAAGATGGTCGAACTCGCTGGTGGCGTGAACATGGCGAAGGACTTCATTCCGGGCACCTTCGGGACCGTCAATCCGGAGCAGATCATCGCCTCGAACCCGGATCAGGTCATCGTGACCGGCTCCAATTGGGAGCTCTATGTACCCAGCGGCAAGTGGGTCGGCGTCGGCCCGGGTGCCGATGAGGCGGAAGCCGCCCGCAAGCTCGCCGAACTGATGAAACGCCCCGGCTTCACGGACATCAAGGCGGTGACGGATGGCAATGTGCACGCCATCTGGCACCAGTTCTACAACAGCCCCTACCAGTTCGTGGCCGTGCAGCAGATTGCCAAGTGGCTGCATCCGGACCTGTTTCAGGACCTCGACGCGGACGCGACTTTCAAGGAAATGCATGAGCGCTTCCTGCCGGTCGATTATCACCCCGGCTACTTCGCCTCGGTGAAGACCGGTTCCTGA
- a CDS encoding class I SAM-dependent methyltransferase produces the protein MQAVSTISNRDLRDEIKAYWSLRAETFDSQPGHEIFSEDERAAWHALLRKHLGPGEGRAALDLACGTAVISHLLDDVGFKVTGLDWAEPMLERARAKAKARGRQIRFLMGDAERTMESDDTYDVITNRHLVWTLVDPLACFREWHRVLKAGGKVLIVDGDFVNTSILTRLVKRLTALAGRLGLAGDAMHGAPNSEMAATHSSILSRVHFSNGAHADAVAALLKEAGFSKVTIDRDMSAIHRAQRENFSFFKGLERATQHRYAICAEK, from the coding sequence ATGCAAGCCGTTAGCACCATTTCAAACCGTGACCTGCGCGATGAGATCAAGGCCTACTGGTCCCTCAGGGCCGAAACCTTCGACAGCCAGCCCGGTCACGAGATCTTCTCCGAAGACGAGAGGGCAGCCTGGCACGCGCTGTTGCGCAAGCACCTCGGTCCGGGAGAGGGGCGCGCTGCACTCGATCTCGCCTGTGGCACGGCTGTGATCTCCCATCTTCTGGATGATGTTGGTTTCAAGGTCACCGGACTGGATTGGGCCGAGCCCATGCTCGAACGGGCGCGCGCGAAGGCCAAGGCTCGTGGCCGCCAGATCCGTTTCCTGATGGGGGACGCCGAGAGGACCATGGAATCCGACGACACCTATGACGTGATCACAAACCGTCATCTCGTCTGGACCCTCGTCGATCCGCTTGCCTGCTTTCGCGAGTGGCACCGGGTGCTCAAAGCAGGCGGCAAGGTGCTGATCGTCGACGGCGACTTCGTCAACACGTCGATTCTGACCAGGCTCGTGAAGCGATTAACGGCCTTGGCCGGCCGTCTCGGTCTCGCCGGGGATGCGATGCATGGCGCACCGAATTCCGAGATGGCGGCGACGCATAGCAGCATTCTCTCTCGCGTGCATTTCTCCAACGGCGCGCATGCCGACGCTGTAGCGGCCCTGCTGAAGGAGGCCGGGTTCTCCAAGGTCACGATCGACCGGGACATGTCGGCGATCCACCGGGCGCAGCGCGAGAATTTCTCCTTCTTCAAGGGGCTCGAGCGGGCGACGCAGCACCGTTACGCCATTTGTGCCGAGAAGTGA
- a CDS encoding sugar kinase, giving the protein MARIASIGECMGELSETGAPGTLGMGFAGDTLNTAYYLRRSLGPDWQIDYVSAVGTDGLSDRMVEFINAEGIGTDHIRRLADKTIGLYYITLKDGERSFTYWRNDSAARQLASDPAALIRALDGADVAYWSGITLGILANQDRIALIEALRQFAGRGGTVVFDPNLRPRLWENAEIMRGWIHRAAAISDLCLPSFDDEATWFGDSDPAATVKRYVAEGARRVIVKNGAGDVTYQGGDGVIGTLSIPKAERVVDTTSAGDSFNAGYLAAELRGASTPDAITAGALLASRVIGARGALVADAATGG; this is encoded by the coding sequence ATGGCACGGATCGCGTCGATAGGCGAATGCATGGGGGAGCTTTCGGAAACCGGTGCGCCCGGCACACTCGGCATGGGGTTTGCGGGCGACACGCTGAACACCGCCTACTACCTGCGCCGGAGCCTGGGACCGGACTGGCAGATCGATTACGTCTCTGCGGTCGGTACGGACGGGCTTTCCGACCGGATGGTGGAATTCATCAATGCTGAAGGCATTGGGACGGACCACATTCGCCGACTCGCCGACAAGACCATCGGGCTTTACTATATCACGCTCAAGGATGGGGAGCGCAGCTTCACCTATTGGCGCAACGACAGTGCAGCCAGACAGCTGGCCAGCGATCCCGCGGCCCTGATCCGCGCGCTTGATGGTGCCGATGTCGCCTATTGGTCTGGCATCACGCTGGGGATCCTGGCGAACCAGGATCGTATTGCGCTGATCGAGGCATTGCGCCAGTTCGCCGGGCGCGGCGGCACCGTCGTCTTCGATCCCAACCTCAGGCCCCGTCTCTGGGAGAATGCCGAAATCATGCGCGGATGGATCCACCGCGCAGCAGCCATCAGCGACCTCTGCCTGCCGTCCTTCGATGACGAAGCGACCTGGTTCGGCGACAGCGATCCCGCAGCCACAGTCAAACGCTATGTCGCTGAAGGCGCGCGGCGCGTGATCGTCAAGAATGGCGCAGGAGACGTGACCTATCAGGGCGGTGATGGCGTGATAGGCACTCTGTCCATTCCAAAGGCCGAGCGGGTGGTGGACACGACGTCTGCCGGAGACAGCTTCAATGCGGGTTACCTCGCTGCCGAACTGCGCGGTGCGTCCACTCCGGATGCGATCACGGCGGGAGCACTGCTTGCGTCGAGGGTGATCGGCGCTCGCGGCGCACTGGTGGCGGATGCGGCCACAGGCGGATGA
- a CDS encoding SMP-30/gluconolactonase/LRE family protein, giving the protein MENPIYEIRDPRFCDLLVSSAALDELYTGCRWAEGPVWFADGGYLLFSDIPNKRVLRWIEGGGTSVYRAPSHFINGNTRDLEGRLVSCEHGGRRVIRTEIDGTITTLADRHAGKRLNSPNDVVVKSDGSIWFSDPSYGILSDYEGYKADEEQASRNVYRLDPATGELTVMVDDFLQPNGLCFSPDERLLYVADSGASHKPDAPRQIRVFDVTDGKRLTHGRVFAHIDKGIPDGMRTDVEGNLWSSAADGVHCFHPDGTLLGKILVPQTVANLTFGGPRKNRLFITATTSLYAIYTTTRGAQVP; this is encoded by the coding sequence ATGGAAAACCCGATTTACGAAATCCGAGACCCCCGCTTTTGCGATTTGCTTGTTTCCAGCGCCGCCCTCGATGAGCTCTATACGGGCTGCCGATGGGCCGAGGGGCCGGTCTGGTTCGCCGATGGCGGCTATCTGCTGTTCAGCGACATTCCGAACAAGCGGGTTCTACGCTGGATCGAAGGCGGTGGAACCTCGGTCTATCGCGCGCCGTCACATTTCATCAACGGGAACACCCGCGACCTGGAAGGACGGCTCGTCTCGTGCGAACACGGCGGACGCCGCGTCATCCGCACCGAGATCGACGGCACGATCACGACGCTCGCCGACCGCCATGCCGGCAAGCGGTTGAATTCTCCCAACGACGTGGTGGTGAAATCGGACGGCAGCATTTGGTTCAGCGACCCGTCCTACGGCATTCTCTCGGATTATGAGGGCTACAAGGCCGATGAGGAGCAGGCGAGCCGCAACGTCTACAGGCTTGATCCCGCCACCGGCGAACTCACCGTCATGGTTGACGATTTTCTGCAACCGAATGGTCTCTGCTTCTCGCCGGATGAGCGCCTGCTCTACGTCGCCGATTCCGGCGCCAGCCACAAGCCAGATGCGCCGCGCCAAATCCGTGTGTTCGATGTCACGGATGGGAAACGGCTGACGCATGGGCGGGTCTTTGCCCATATCGACAAGGGCATTCCTGACGGCATGCGGACGGATGTGGAAGGAAACCTATGGTCGAGTGCTGCTGACGGCGTGCATTGCTTCCATCCCGACGGCACGCTGCTCGGCAAGATCCTGGTGCCGCAGACGGTTGCCAACCTGACCTTCGGCGGGCCGCGCAAGAACCGCCTGTTCATCACCGCGACGACCTCGCTTTATGCGATCTACACCACGACGCGGGGGGCGCAGGTGCCTTAA